One segment of Acidovorax sp. DW039 DNA contains the following:
- a CDS encoding DNA-binding protein yields MPKSRAQVREEFAKNGWSISGWAKQRRYSPNMVIAILADDETNPRIKCLRGEAHNIAVELKLKDGVLSPQSGRSLAAA; encoded by the coding sequence ATGCCAAAAAGTCGCGCACAGGTCCGCGAAGAGTTCGCCAAGAACGGCTGGTCAATCTCCGGTTGGGCGAAGCAAAGACGCTATAGCCCGAACATGGTGATTGCCATTCTTGCAGATGACGAAACCAACCCACGCATCAAGTGCTTGAGAGGCGAAGCCCACAACATCGCTGTCGAACTGAAGCTGAAGGACGGTGTTCTTTCGCCTCAATCTGGACGGTCGCTCGCTGCAGCCTAA
- a CDS encoding helix-turn-helix transcriptional regulator — MPSISERLVECRKALGLSQQALADRVGVAVRSQRNYESGDRSPDAEYLAALVGLGVDVLYLLTGDGAATSSAPDPAELALLDSYRRCTPEAKVNLIQNAALLSAGIGVADLVHKGGGQHVVGDNAIQIGSVTGKARIKNR; from the coding sequence GTGCCTAGCATTTCCGAACGCTTAGTCGAATGCCGAAAAGCACTCGGCCTGAGCCAGCAGGCATTGGCTGATCGGGTAGGCGTGGCTGTGCGTTCTCAGCGCAACTACGAGTCCGGCGATCGCAGTCCAGACGCTGAATATTTGGCAGCGCTCGTCGGCCTGGGTGTCGACGTGCTTTACCTACTGACGGGGGATGGCGCTGCGACTTCTTCGGCACCAGATCCAGCTGAGCTAGCGCTTCTCGACAGCTATCGGCGCTGTACGCCTGAGGCAAAGGTAAACCTCATCCAAAACGCAGCGCTGTTGTCTGCGGGCATTGGAGTGGCTGATCTCGTGCACAAGGGCGGCGGTCAGCATGTGGTTGGCGACAACGCTATCCAGATCGGCAGCGTGACAGGCAAGGCGCGTATCAAAAACAGGTGA
- a CDS encoding glycoside hydrolase family protein, producing the protein MEDKSRIAIAALALSASGLVYIAQREGYQETAYPDPVHGTKVPTVGFGTTQGVKMGDTLPPVRALIRLRADAAEYELGLKRCLPYPMYQHEWDAFVGLGYNVGVTSVCKNNDRTGPSTIARELAAGNYKGACNAILLYDRAGPVNKPQDRCSHPDNRTCPGIWKDRQALQKMCLGEAVTP; encoded by the coding sequence ATGGAAGATAAATCCCGCATTGCCATTGCCGCCCTGGCGCTTTCTGCATCTGGGCTGGTGTACATAGCCCAGCGCGAGGGCTATCAGGAAACGGCATACCCTGACCCCGTTCATGGCACCAAGGTGCCCACCGTAGGCTTCGGCACGACCCAAGGCGTGAAGATGGGCGACACTTTGCCGCCCGTGCGCGCATTGATTCGCCTGCGTGCCGATGCAGCTGAATACGAACTCGGCCTGAAGCGCTGCCTTCCGTACCCGATGTATCAGCACGAGTGGGATGCCTTCGTCGGGCTGGGCTACAACGTGGGTGTCACGTCGGTCTGCAAGAACAACGACCGCACAGGCCCCAGCACCATCGCCCGTGAGCTGGCTGCGGGCAACTACAAAGGCGCATGCAACGCCATCCTGCTGTATGACCGTGCGGGGCCTGTGAATAAGCCCCAAGACCGCTGCAGCCACCCCGACAACCGCACCTGCCCTGGCATCTGGAAGGACCGCCAGGCGCTTCAGAAGATGTGCCTGGGAGAGGCGGTGACACCATGA
- a CDS encoding AEC family transporter codes for MNSPVISSLVPVVLFIAIGFVTGRQGWIRAASVKDLSNLVFMVLSPALLFRTMSTVHLEDLNFGPVAIYFAAFIALYCATMVWQGFTRLGAARALANTFSNTLMIGVPLVGLVFGDAGLVTLFTLISVHSLILLTAATVVFELAAAKEHAGQSDATPPPMWRTVLQAVRNGVLHPVPLPIIAGLLFAQTGLVLPSVVDKPLQLLGQALGPLALLLVGVTLVFTPVGHHFKAALRIAVAKCIVHPLLLAAMGWALGLSGLPLAVMIVAASLPVGANVFLFAQRYEVAQDEVTASVAVSTVLALVTMPVVILLTTRFVV; via the coding sequence TTGAACTCTCCCGTCATTTCCTCTCTGGTGCCCGTGGTGCTGTTCATCGCCATCGGGTTTGTCACGGGCCGACAGGGCTGGATTCGGGCTGCTTCGGTCAAAGATTTGTCCAACCTCGTGTTCATGGTGCTGTCGCCCGCGCTGCTGTTTCGCACCATGAGCACCGTGCACCTCGAAGACCTCAACTTTGGCCCGGTAGCCATCTACTTTGCCGCCTTCATCGCCCTGTATTGCGCAACGATGGTGTGGCAAGGCTTCACCCGCCTGGGGGCTGCACGCGCCCTGGCCAACACCTTCAGCAACACGCTGATGATTGGTGTGCCGCTGGTGGGCCTGGTGTTTGGCGATGCGGGGCTGGTCACGCTGTTCACGCTGATCTCCGTCCACTCCCTCATCCTGCTCACCGCCGCCACCGTAGTGTTTGAGCTGGCTGCCGCCAAAGAACACGCAGGCCAGTCCGACGCCACGCCCCCACCCATGTGGCGCACCGTGCTGCAGGCGGTGCGCAACGGCGTATTGCACCCGGTGCCGCTGCCCATCATCGCCGGGCTGTTGTTTGCCCAGACCGGGCTGGTGCTGCCCAGCGTGGTAGACAAACCCCTGCAACTGCTGGGCCAGGCCCTGGGCCCGCTGGCCTTGCTGCTGGTGGGCGTCACCCTGGTCTTCACCCCCGTGGGGCACCACTTCAAGGCCGCGCTGCGCATTGCCGTGGCCAAGTGCATCGTTCACCCCCTGCTGCTAGCAGCCATGGGCTGGGCACTGGGCCTGTCAGGCCTGCCCCTGGCCGTGATGATTGTCGCGGCCTCACTGCCCGTGGGGGCCAATGTGTTTTTGTTTGCGCAGCGCTATGAGGTGGCGCAGGATGAAGTCACGGCCAGCGTGGCGGTATCGACCGTGCTGGCGCTGGTGACGATGCCGGTGGTGATTTTGTTGACTACGCGGTTTGTGGTGTGA
- a CDS encoding phage minor head protein — translation MSWQICKGETRLLKGVAVAEMGNAARSVVDGARQQFQAQIDFMRRKLNLPTESWRDVQKAAHDRAFVVAGAAKADLLHDLRQAVDKAVQGGSIADFRKDFDAIVAKHGWSGWTGQGTQAGEAWRTRVIYQTNIMTSYAAGRRAQLLEPELLQKRPFWRYVHNDSVTHPRPQHKQWGDMKLTLRHDHPFWETHFPPNGWGCKCRVVAVAEPGDEDATEPPAGWADIDPATGAPVGIDEGWDYAPGTRSNDELRTFVQDKLIEYPPAISKALSADVNRTIKADELVPDFVRSVLEDRQRKDPLFLGFIERPDWIMDATGVDTRGYTALLPAEAPRHVHASHGFDGKGQRSATPDDFSKLEEVLNDPDALRAGEKSRKGNPTVVATKKIEGETFRSVWEILSGKRNRSLQLTSLVIKTST, via the coding sequence TTGAGTTGGCAGATCTGCAAGGGCGAGACCAGGCTGCTCAAGGGGGTAGCCGTGGCTGAGATGGGCAATGCCGCGCGCTCAGTTGTCGATGGAGCACGCCAGCAGTTCCAGGCGCAGATTGACTTCATGCGCCGAAAGCTCAATCTTCCGACAGAGAGCTGGAGGGACGTTCAGAAAGCAGCCCATGACCGGGCCTTCGTTGTTGCTGGAGCAGCAAAGGCGGACTTGCTGCACGACCTTCGTCAGGCGGTCGACAAGGCGGTCCAAGGTGGAAGCATCGCCGATTTCCGAAAGGACTTCGATGCGATCGTTGCAAAGCATGGTTGGTCAGGCTGGACTGGTCAGGGCACTCAGGCTGGCGAAGCTTGGCGCACCCGAGTGATCTACCAGACCAACATCATGACGTCCTACGCGGCAGGGCGTAGAGCCCAGCTGCTGGAGCCTGAACTGCTGCAAAAGCGGCCCTTTTGGCGGTACGTTCACAACGACAGCGTGACGCATCCCCGGCCCCAGCATAAGCAATGGGGCGATATGAAGCTCACCCTACGCCACGACCACCCCTTTTGGGAGACTCACTTTCCTCCGAATGGGTGGGGCTGCAAATGCAGAGTTGTTGCTGTGGCCGAGCCCGGCGATGAGGATGCGACCGAGCCTCCTGCAGGATGGGCTGACATAGATCCAGCCACCGGTGCACCTGTGGGGATAGACGAGGGCTGGGACTATGCGCCTGGGACGCGCTCAAATGACGAGCTGCGCACGTTCGTGCAGGACAAGTTGATCGAATACCCCCCCGCCATCAGCAAAGCGCTGTCTGCAGACGTCAATCGCACCATCAAAGCTGATGAACTGGTGCCCGACTTCGTGCGCTCGGTACTTGAGGATCGCCAACGCAAAGACCCGCTTTTCCTGGGCTTCATTGAGCGCCCTGACTGGATCATGGACGCTACAGGGGTCGATACGCGTGGCTACACCGCTCTTCTGCCTGCCGAGGCACCTCGACACGTACATGCTTCGCATGGGTTCGATGGCAAGGGGCAGAGATCGGCAACACCTGATGATTTCTCAAAGCTGGAGGAGGTCTTGAACGACCCCGACGCCCTGCGTGCAGGGGAAAAGTCCAGAAAAGGCAACCCTACGGTGGTTGCTACCAAGAAGATTGAGGGCGAAACGTTCCGCTCAGTGTGGGAAATCCTGTCAGGGAAGCGAAACCGATCCCTGCAGCTCACCAGCCTGGTCATCAAAACCAGCACCTAG
- a CDS encoding terminase family protein, with protein sequence MQQTQVAQAARILMQYQVDWIADPAQVKIMEKSRRIGISYAEAADDVLYAASAEGANVYYISYNKEMTSGFIQDCATWARAFNAAASQIEESVLEEEDKQILTYTIRFDSGNVIQAFTSSPRNLRSKGRPGERLVVDEGAFLDDIKEVLKAAMAMTMWGGQIRIISTHDGEENPFNELITDVRAGKYPYSVHRVDLDDALRDGLYKKICTVTGQEWSREREIEWRQTMINRYKPNEDEELFCIPSKGGGAWLSRTLIEARMRKAPVIRFTGSIDFNNARPDLRQREMQDWIDEHLKPLLSLFKPDERHALGMDFGRSGDLSCIAPAAIASNLRVRIPFLVELKNVPYNEQLLVLFTITEALPRLSGIVIDSRGNGSYIGEAAFDKYGAMVQRLMPTEGWYRDNMPPYKAAFEDDTIEIPQHDGLLQSHRAIRLIRGVPRMPEGKTADGGHGDNAMACVYAHAASRMDYGPVHVESRPRRSEVSLEGY encoded by the coding sequence ATGCAGCAAACACAGGTGGCCCAGGCTGCGCGCATCCTGATGCAGTACCAGGTGGACTGGATCGCCGATCCTGCGCAGGTCAAGATCATGGAGAAGTCCCGCCGTATCGGTATCAGCTACGCGGAGGCTGCCGACGATGTGCTGTACGCGGCCAGCGCGGAGGGCGCGAACGTCTACTACATCTCCTACAACAAGGAGATGACGTCTGGGTTCATCCAAGACTGTGCGACCTGGGCTCGTGCCTTCAATGCTGCAGCCAGCCAGATCGAAGAGTCCGTGCTTGAAGAGGAGGACAAACAGATCCTCACTTACACGATCAGGTTTGACAGCGGCAACGTCATCCAGGCGTTCACCAGCAGCCCACGGAACCTGCGGTCTAAGGGACGACCAGGTGAGCGGTTGGTGGTTGACGAAGGAGCCTTCCTGGATGACATCAAGGAAGTCCTGAAGGCTGCCATGGCCATGACCATGTGGGGCGGGCAGATTCGCATCATCAGCACCCACGACGGGGAGGAAAACCCGTTCAACGAGCTGATCACCGACGTTCGGGCCGGGAAGTATCCATACAGCGTGCACCGGGTCGATCTGGACGATGCTCTGCGCGACGGGCTGTACAAGAAGATTTGCACGGTAACCGGGCAGGAGTGGTCGAGAGAGCGTGAGATTGAGTGGCGGCAGACCATGATCAACCGCTACAAACCCAACGAAGATGAGGAGCTTTTCTGCATTCCATCCAAGGGTGGGGGAGCATGGCTCTCCAGGACGTTGATCGAGGCCCGTATGCGAAAAGCGCCTGTGATCCGCTTCACAGGCAGCATCGACTTCAACAATGCACGGCCTGACCTGCGTCAGCGGGAAATGCAGGACTGGATTGATGAGCACTTGAAGCCGTTGCTTTCCCTTTTCAAGCCAGACGAGCGCCACGCGCTCGGCATGGACTTTGGGCGCAGTGGCGACCTGTCCTGTATCGCACCGGCTGCAATTGCGAGCAATCTGCGGGTGCGTATTCCGTTCCTGGTCGAACTGAAGAACGTCCCCTATAACGAGCAGCTGCTGGTGCTCTTCACGATTACGGAAGCTTTGCCCAGATTGAGCGGCATCGTGATTGATAGCCGAGGCAATGGCAGCTATATCGGTGAGGCGGCCTTTGATAAGTACGGGGCCATGGTGCAGCGCCTCATGCCTACCGAGGGCTGGTACCGCGACAACATGCCGCCCTACAAGGCGGCGTTTGAAGACGACACGATCGAGATTCCCCAGCACGATGGGCTACTCCAGTCGCACCGAGCGATTCGGCTGATCCGTGGCGTGCCGCGCATGCCAGAGGGCAAGACGGCGGACGGGGGCCACGGAGACAACGCGATGGCTTGCGTCTACGCCCATGCGGCATCCCGAATGGACTACGGCCCGGTGCACGTTGAGAGTCGCCCCCGCCGCAGTGAAGTATCACTTGAAGGCTATTGA
- a CDS encoding AAA family ATPase, translating to MTLAAVLEELRLSQSQLRRESGLSRSALSRLVTHGVWPARGETTVRKSLEKCLRKHGATPAQLLALFTTPKKLAPASSHLDGAAPEVQKPTETSKEETMLLQNESLSPLARKHFNLPRNPFLDDVQSPDDVHQTNSVRYVRATLMDCAQHHGFVAVVGESGAGKTTLAEDLEERIKADKRDIVIIRPYVLAMEANDQKGKTLKSSHIAEAIASALDPQLKVKSSPEARFRQVHDLLKASRRAGRRHLLVIEEAHCLPSATLKHLKRFIELKDGMQRLVGVALIGQPELRDRLSSQNADVREVAQRCEIVELEPLDAELESYLRHKFARFELKYEQVFAPDAADAIRARLVHIPRGGKPSDARSECYPLVVNNLVCRAMNAAAKAGWPQVDAQVIEGC from the coding sequence ATGACTTTGGCAGCAGTACTCGAAGAACTGCGCTTGAGCCAGTCGCAGCTTCGTCGCGAAAGCGGGCTGAGCCGCTCGGCCCTGAGTCGTCTGGTCACCCATGGCGTGTGGCCTGCCCGTGGCGAGACAACTGTCCGTAAATCCCTGGAGAAGTGCCTGCGCAAGCACGGGGCGACACCAGCCCAGCTACTGGCACTTTTCACGACGCCCAAGAAGTTGGCCCCGGCGAGTTCGCACCTCGACGGGGCCGCCCCTGAAGTTCAGAAACCAACCGAAACCTCAAAGGAAGAAACCATGCTACTGCAAAACGAATCTCTGAGCCCTCTGGCTCGCAAGCACTTCAATCTGCCACGCAATCCCTTCCTGGACGATGTGCAGAGCCCTGATGACGTACATCAGACCAACAGCGTGCGCTACGTGCGCGCCACACTGATGGACTGCGCCCAACACCATGGCTTTGTCGCGGTCGTGGGCGAAAGCGGTGCAGGCAAGACAACCCTTGCCGAGGATCTGGAGGAGCGCATCAAGGCAGACAAGCGCGACATCGTCATTATTCGCCCATACGTCCTGGCCATGGAAGCCAACGACCAGAAGGGTAAGACGCTCAAGTCCAGCCATATTGCAGAGGCCATTGCTTCAGCCCTCGACCCTCAACTCAAGGTCAAAAGCAGCCCAGAGGCTCGCTTCCGCCAGGTACATGACCTCCTCAAGGCAAGCCGCCGCGCCGGTCGCCGCCACCTGCTGGTGATTGAGGAGGCTCACTGCCTGCCCAGCGCCACGCTCAAGCACCTCAAGCGCTTTATCGAACTCAAAGACGGGATGCAGCGCCTGGTAGGCGTAGCCCTGATCGGCCAACCCGAGTTGCGTGATCGCCTCTCAAGCCAAAACGCAGACGTGCGCGAGGTGGCCCAGCGCTGCGAGATCGTCGAGCTGGAGCCGCTGGACGCCGAGCTGGAGAGCTATCTGCGGCACAAGTTTGCTCGGTTCGAACTGAAATACGAGCAGGTTTTCGCCCCAGATGCCGCAGACGCAATCCGTGCGCGCTTGGTGCACATCCCACGCGGGGGGAAACCAAGCGATGCCCGCAGCGAGTGCTATCCCTTGGTTGTGAACAACCTGGTCTGCCGCGCCATGAATGCCGCCGCCAAAGCTGGCTGGCCACAGGTTGACGCGCAGGTAATCGAAGGCTGCTGA
- a CDS encoding phage virion morphogenesis protein: MPQIIELTSRSGLDYLHGLVERAADLRALRREIGEDLAESTKQRFASATAPDGTAWAPNSAVTLARYSARFARKKDGDLTKRSAAKLASKKPGTGETRALSTTINYQLQGEDAVSIGSPMVNAGTFQYGAKSGEYGFGLYRTRQGSFPLPWGDIPARPFLGASADDTANIVRQVRSYLMGE; this comes from the coding sequence ATGCCGCAAATTATCGAACTGACCAGCCGCAGCGGCTTGGACTACCTTCACGGTTTAGTCGAGCGCGCGGCAGACCTGCGTGCTCTTCGCAGAGAGATTGGCGAGGACCTGGCAGAGTCAACGAAACAGCGTTTTGCCTCTGCTACAGCGCCAGACGGTACTGCATGGGCACCGAACAGCGCTGTGACATTGGCGCGCTACAGCGCCCGCTTTGCGCGCAAGAAAGACGGGGATCTGACAAAACGAAGCGCAGCCAAACTGGCGAGCAAGAAGCCCGGAACGGGCGAAACCAGGGCGCTGAGTACCACGATCAATTACCAGCTCCAGGGTGAGGATGCCGTTTCTATAGGCAGCCCGATGGTTAACGCCGGTACCTTTCAATACGGCGCAAAGTCGGGTGAATATGGCTTTGGCCTCTACAGGACAAGACAGGGGAGCTTTCCGCTGCCATGGGGCGATATCCCGGCACGCCCATTCTTGGGTGCATCCGCCGATGACACGGCGAACATCGTGCGCCAGGTGCGTAGCTACTTGATGGGGGAGTGA
- a CDS encoding phage protein Gp27 family protein has translation MHSLPPELKEWLDAELVKRGFGDYVQLAADLKARGAEVSKSALQRYGSPFEQRMAQLKMASEQARALVDAAPDDEDKLGSAVVRMTQEKIFTLLMDMDIDAKDVDVNKLFKNAAEIGKASVTQKKFSLAVRKEIEEAARKKALEDAAQQASETGRQHGLSAAGVDALRLAIMGQL, from the coding sequence GTGCACTCGCTGCCGCCTGAGCTTAAAGAGTGGCTTGATGCCGAGCTGGTCAAACGCGGCTTTGGCGACTATGTGCAGCTCGCCGCCGATCTGAAAGCCCGTGGTGCCGAGGTTTCCAAGTCGGCGCTGCAGCGTTACGGCTCGCCCTTTGAGCAGCGAATGGCGCAACTCAAGATGGCAAGCGAGCAAGCCCGTGCCCTGGTGGACGCAGCGCCTGACGACGAGGACAAACTGGGCTCTGCCGTGGTGCGGATGACCCAGGAGAAAATTTTCACGCTTCTGATGGACATGGATATCGACGCCAAAGACGTCGACGTCAACAAGCTGTTCAAAAATGCCGCCGAGATCGGCAAGGCCTCGGTCACACAGAAGAAATTCAGTTTGGCCGTGCGCAAGGAGATCGAAGAGGCCGCCCGCAAGAAGGCCCTGGAAGACGCGGCACAGCAGGCCAGCGAGACTGGCAGGCAACATGGCCTTTCTGCAGCTGGTGTTGACGCGTTGCGGCTGGCGATCATGGGGCAGTTGTGA
- a CDS encoding integrase → MPLNPVIVSRLVQVHQAAQAAPHGAKQAVYDAACAELGMSHATLHRHLGTITVKQERKKRSDSGSVSLTRAEAVAISAVLMTSHRKTNKRLMSIGQAVEVLRANGEVRAERVDTATGEVVPLSDSAIARALRHYNLHPDQLNRPAPAVELRSLHPNHVWQVDASLCVLYYLNARTESESGLQVMEYDKFYKNKPANLKRIESDRVWSYEISDHFSASVYLQYVLGAESGANLSDVFINAIQKREDDPFHGVPFILMMDMGSANTSGLFANLARRLQVKTIPHAPGNARATGQIEKTRDLIERSFEAGLRLRPVRNLGELNGQARRWSRWFNANKIHSRHGKARVDAWLSINAEQLRVAPPEEVCRALLTETPVSRKVTDFLTVSFNGREFDVRDVPNVMVGEKLNIATNPWVLDAAMVVDTDADGNEVLHSVPVVARDDAGFRLDGNVIGEDWKRPSDTRLEANRKEVDRFAYDATTDAEVEAKRKAKAVPFGGRIDPGKVIEQAPERTFLPRRGTDLNPSVTTPVTTPPERVLTGFEAASALRQKGLEMTREVTANLRAWYPDGVPEGELDALYARLTVRSGLRVVAGGAS, encoded by the coding sequence ATGCCACTCAACCCCGTCATCGTCAGCCGCCTGGTCCAGGTGCACCAGGCAGCACAGGCGGCACCTCATGGAGCCAAGCAGGCAGTTTATGACGCCGCTTGCGCCGAGCTGGGAATGAGTCATGCCACTTTGCACCGCCACCTAGGAACGATCACAGTGAAGCAAGAGAGAAAGAAGCGCAGCGATTCAGGCAGTGTCTCGTTGACTCGCGCTGAAGCGGTCGCTATCTCGGCGGTGCTCATGACGAGTCACCGCAAGACCAATAAGCGTCTCATGTCCATCGGCCAAGCTGTCGAGGTACTGCGTGCCAATGGCGAGGTGCGTGCCGAGCGTGTCGATACCGCGACCGGTGAGGTCGTGCCTCTGAGCGATAGCGCCATTGCACGCGCCCTGCGCCATTACAACCTCCACCCTGACCAACTCAACCGACCTGCGCCTGCGGTAGAGCTTCGAAGCCTGCACCCTAACCACGTCTGGCAGGTAGATGCTTCCCTCTGCGTTCTTTATTACCTGAACGCTCGCACTGAGTCGGAAAGCGGATTGCAGGTCATGGAGTACGACAAGTTCTACAAGAACAAGCCCGCCAATCTCAAGCGCATCGAATCTGACCGGGTTTGGTCTTACGAGATCTCTGATCACTTTTCCGCTTCGGTCTACTTGCAGTACGTGCTGGGCGCAGAAAGCGGTGCGAATCTTTCCGACGTCTTCATCAACGCCATCCAAAAGCGTGAGGACGATCCGTTTCACGGCGTGCCGTTCATTCTGATGATGGACATGGGCAGCGCCAACACCAGCGGTCTGTTTGCCAACCTCGCGCGCCGTCTGCAAGTAAAGACCATCCCGCACGCGCCAGGCAATGCCCGCGCAACGGGCCAGATTGAAAAAACTCGTGACCTGATCGAGCGCAGCTTTGAAGCTGGCCTGCGCCTGCGCCCAGTGAGAAACCTGGGCGAACTGAACGGCCAGGCTCGTCGCTGGTCGCGTTGGTTCAACGCCAACAAGATCCACAGCCGCCATGGCAAGGCTCGGGTCGATGCATGGCTCAGCATCAATGCAGAGCAACTCCGCGTGGCCCCGCCCGAGGAAGTCTGTCGTGCGTTGCTCACAGAGACACCCGTCAGCCGCAAGGTCACCGACTTTCTCACGGTGTCTTTCAATGGACGTGAGTTCGATGTCCGCGATGTACCCAACGTCATGGTCGGGGAGAAACTCAACATTGCGACCAACCCATGGGTGCTGGATGCAGCCATGGTGGTGGATACCGATGCTGACGGCAATGAAGTACTCCACAGCGTTCCAGTTGTTGCCCGCGACGATGCAGGCTTCCGCCTGGATGGCAACGTGATCGGAGAAGACTGGAAGCGTCCTTCAGACACCCGACTTGAGGCCAACCGCAAGGAAGTCGACCGCTTCGCATACGACGCCACTACTGACGCAGAAGTCGAGGCAAAGCGCAAGGCAAAGGCGGTGCCGTTTGGTGGCCGAATCGACCCCGGAAAGGTCATCGAGCAGGCTCCGGAGCGCACTTTCCTGCCGCGCCGTGGCACGGATCTCAATCCATCCGTCACTACGCCAGTTACCACCCCACCAGAGCGCGTCCTTACGGGCTTTGAGGCTGCTTCGGCCCTACGCCAGAAGGGGCTGGAGATGACCCGCGAGGTCACCGCCAACCTCCGTGCTTGGTATCCAGATGGTGTCCCTGAGGGCGAGCTCGATGCCCTGTATGCCCGTCTGACTGTCCGTAGCGGTCTGCGTGTAGTGGCCGGGGGGGCGTCATGA
- a CDS encoding transcriptional regulator, producing MSQKNYSLASPIGRVCALFRLLAGHEILGLSPTEIAKGIDVSPSWVSQNLPALATTGYVEMVAGTNRWRLGVQFVRIATTVATNMSKAKQQLEDVSARYAVSL from the coding sequence ATGAGCCAAAAAAACTATTCGCTCGCATCACCCATTGGTCGAGTTTGCGCGCTGTTCCGGCTGCTGGCTGGGCACGAAATTCTCGGCCTTTCGCCCACCGAAATTGCAAAGGGTATTGACGTCTCGCCGAGCTGGGTAAGCCAGAACTTGCCCGCACTCGCAACCACTGGCTATGTCGAGATGGTTGCCGGTACCAACCGCTGGCGATTGGGTGTTCAGTTCGTTCGCATTGCCACAACGGTCGCCACCAACATGAGTAAAGCCAAGCAGCAGCTGGAAGACGTCAGCGCCCGTTACGCCGTATCTCTTTAA
- a CDS encoding DUF935 family protein has product MSRGIYVTPTEFVAFAEPRAGQSLSQDIASRDRSMDLSFGYVLPNPDPILKRQGKDISIYRDMRSRASVGGPIRRRKAAVKALEWRIERGKASARVTRLINDVLSTYDMDSLINEITDAVLFGYQPLELTWGPFNGAVAPLKVIGKPQEWFFFDNNAQLRFRSRHQPLVGEELEPRKFLLARQDASYVNPYGFPDLSMCFWADTFMRGGLKFWVTFTEKYGTPWLVGKQPRGTPGNEVSALLDKLESMIQDAVAAIPDDSSIDIIESGDKGASAELYERLLMYCRSEINIALLGQNQSTESNSNRASAAAGLEVAKTIRDGDASLTMATMNQLLRWITDLHDGEQAPAPTFVLFEEDDVNVSQAERDATLTKAGLRFTPSYWKRVYKLEDSDIEAAPVATAAIGADAAPAEFAETAAVQDLVQRTANELGAAAAPIFSSWLRDIKALVQRHEDPQSLQDALLEAYGDLPTDELTEVMALAFELADLQGRDQAAQGGSRG; this is encoded by the coding sequence ATGTCCCGAGGCATTTACGTTACCCCCACTGAATTCGTCGCCTTCGCAGAGCCGAGGGCGGGACAAAGCTTGTCGCAAGACATTGCCAGTCGCGATCGCAGCATGGATCTGTCGTTCGGCTATGTGCTGCCGAACCCGGACCCTATCCTCAAGCGCCAGGGCAAGGACATTTCGATCTACCGAGATATGCGCAGCCGCGCTTCGGTCGGCGGTCCCATTCGCCGAAGGAAAGCAGCGGTTAAAGCCCTGGAGTGGCGCATTGAGAGAGGCAAGGCCAGCGCCAGAGTGACGCGCCTAATCAACGACGTGCTGTCCACCTACGACATGGATAGCCTGATCAATGAAATCACCGATGCTGTGCTCTTCGGATATCAACCGCTGGAGTTGACCTGGGGGCCTTTCAATGGTGCAGTTGCCCCGTTGAAGGTCATCGGCAAGCCGCAGGAGTGGTTCTTTTTCGATAACAACGCGCAGCTGCGCTTTCGCAGCCGTCATCAGCCTCTGGTGGGCGAAGAGCTGGAGCCCCGCAAGTTCCTTCTCGCACGTCAGGATGCCAGCTATGTGAACCCCTACGGTTTTCCCGACCTGTCGATGTGCTTCTGGGCTGATACGTTCATGCGTGGAGGGCTGAAATTCTGGGTGACCTTTACCGAGAAGTACGGCACCCCTTGGCTCGTCGGCAAACAGCCGCGCGGTACACCAGGCAATGAGGTGAGCGCGCTCCTAGACAAGCTAGAGTCCATGATCCAGGACGCAGTTGCCGCTATTCCAGACGACAGCAGCATCGACATCATTGAGTCCGGCGATAAGGGGGCCAGTGCCGAGCTATACGAGCGGCTGCTGATGTACTGCCGCTCGGAGATCAACATCGCTCTGCTCGGCCAGAACCAGAGCACTGAGTCCAACAGCAACCGGGCCAGCGCAGCTGCTGGGCTTGAGGTCGCAAAAACCATTCGGGACGGGGACGCCTCCTTGACGATGGCCACCATGAATCAGCTTCTGCGCTGGATCACGGATCTGCATGACGGGGAGCAGGCCCCGGCCCCCACGTTCGTGCTGTTTGAGGAAGACGACGTCAATGTCAGCCAGGCCGAACGCGACGCGACCCTTACAAAGGCAGGTTTGCGTTTCACTCCAAGTTATTGGAAGCGTGTGTACAAGCTGGAAGACAGCGATATTGAGGCAGCGCCAGTCGCTACTGCAGCGATCGGTGCTGATGCGGCTCCTGCTGAGTTCGCCGAGACTGCTGCTGTTCAGGACTTGGTTCAGAGAACCGCAAATGAGCTGGGGGCTGCTGCCGCTCCCATCTTTTCATCCTGGCTGCGGGATATCAAAGCGCTCGTGCAGCGCCATGAAGATCCACAATCTTTGCAGGACGCCCTGCTAGAGGCTTACGGCGATCTCCCGACAGACGAGCTGACCGAAGTTATGGCTTTGGCCTTTGAGTTGGCAGATCTGCAAGGGCGAGACCAGGCTGCTCAAGGGGGTAGCCGTGGCTGA